In Helianthus annuus cultivar XRQ/B chromosome 8, HanXRQr2.0-SUNRISE, whole genome shotgun sequence, a single genomic region encodes these proteins:
- the LOC110871324 gene encoding GDSL esterase/lipase At5g37690: MIHKMKLDVLLPIVTTIFIKLVHSNITVSNIKAMYVMGDSTVDCGENTLLFPYLLRNLSLHPCEGPPNSSILPHLLAKKIGLSYPIPFYSQNGSSEVLVRGINLGSTGATILSNPTNPLLQSLNQQLRQAFEIFQLLQLELGQETANEFIQNSTLFYISFGKDEYINLFRSKSAKGLGSDAEKLSRILVDQMTNAIEYLYDSNVRKFVFMGILPLGCAPRFLHATNDSISDGSDVGGDRDGLVCADDINNFVLEYNAFLEQRIVRLSMKLSDAQLIFCDFYRPMMEIINNPNTYGFKNVKNACCGEGMDIGLRGCMSMTMACQDPSTYVWWDQFNPGHAVNSLIADSAWSGEQMPDICRPNTVQNLVSSM; the protein is encoded by the exons ATGATACATAAAATGAAATTGGATGTTCTTCTTCCTATTGTCACCACAATATTTATAAAATTGGTGCATAGCAACATAACTGTAAGTAACATAAAAGCCATGTACGTGATGGGGGATTCAACTGTTGATTGTGGAGAAAACACACTTCTTTTCCCTTATCTCCTTCGTAATCTCTCGTTACACCCTTGTGAGGGTCCTCCTAATTCATCCATTCTTCCACACCTTCTTG CAAAAAAGATTGGATTGTCATATCCCATACCATTCTATAGCCAGAATGGTTCTTCAGAGGTGCTTGTACGCGGTATAAACCTAGGTTCAACTGGAGCCACCATCTTGAGCAACCCGACCAACCCGCTCCTCCAGTCGCTCAACCAGCAGCTTCGTCAAGCATTCGAGATTTTTCAGCTTTTACAACTAGAACTTGGCCAAGAAACCGCGAACGAATTTATTCAAAACTCCACACTCTTCTACATATCTTTTGGAAAAGATGAATACATCAATCTCTTCCGCAGCAAATCTGCCAAGGGTCTAGGATCGGATGCTGAAAAGTTGTCCCGTATATTGGTGGATCAAATGACTAATGCTATTGAGTATCTTTatgattcaaatgtgaggaagttTGTCTTTATGGGCATACTTCCTTTAGGATGTGCACCAAGGTTTCTGCATGCGACGAATGACTCAATCAGTGATGGTAGTGACGTAGGCGGCGATCGAGATGGGCTGGTTTGTGCAGATGACATCAATAACTTTGTTTTGGAGTATAATGCTTTTCTAGAACAACGCATTGTTCGCCTCAGCATGAAATTATCCGATGCTCAGTTGATATTTTGTGATTTTTATCGCCCCATGATGGAGATCATTAATAACCCGAACACTTATG GATTTAAGAATGTGAAGAATGCATGTTGTGGGGAAGGCATGGACATTGGGTTGAGGGGGTGCATGTCCATGACTATGGCTTGTCAAGATCCTTCAACCTATGTTTGGTGGGATCAATTCAACCCTGGACATGCAGTCAACTCACTGATTGCTGACTCAGCCTGGTCAGGCGAACAGATGCCAGACATATGCCGCCCTAACACTGTTCAGAACTTAGTATCTTCAATGTGA